In Glycine max cultivar Williams 82 chromosome 7, Glycine_max_v4.0, whole genome shotgun sequence, a single window of DNA contains:
- the LOC121175194 gene encoding uncharacterized protein produces MDPVKYIFEKPALTRRIARWQVLLFKFDIVCVTQKAIKGSALADYLAQQPLNDYQPMHSEFLDEDIMALFEEKLEDKDRAKYEACTLGIQATIDFNVKLLKVYGDSALVIHQLRREWETRDHKLIPYQTYIKKLAEFFDDVSFHHVPREKNQMADAFATLTSMF; encoded by the exons atggacccagtcAAGTATATTTTCGAGAAGCCCGCTCTTACGAGGCGGATCGCTCGGTGGCAAGTTTTGCTATTTAAGTTTGACATCGTCtgtgtcacccaaaaggcgataaagggaagtgccttggcAGACTATTTAGCTCAGCAACCTCTCAATGATTACCAGCCCATGCATTCGGAGTTTCTAGATGAAGACATTATGGCCTTGTTCGAAGAGAAGTTAGAGGATAAGGACAGGG CCAAATATGAGGCATGCACCCTCGGGATCCAAGCGACAATTGACTTCAATGTCAAGTTGCTCAAAGTGTACGGAGACTCCGCcttggtgattcaccagctgaggAGAGAATGGGAGACAAGGGATCATAAGCTGATACCATATCAAACTTACATCAAGAAGTTGGCTGAGTTCTTCGATGATGTCTCTTTCCACCATGTTCCCAGAGagaagaatcaaatggctgatgcatttgCCACTCTAACATCCATGTTCTAG